From a region of the Myxococcota bacterium genome:
- a CDS encoding enoyl-CoA hydratase-related protein, translating into MATESIGRAVRDGVGVLTLNRPDVLNSFNRAMALELQAAFDECAARGDVRAVLLTGAGRAFSAGQDLAEVMPPDGSAGAEVSAVIAESYNPLVRRITALEKPVVCAVNGVAAGAGANIALACDFVLAARSASFIQAFVNIGLVPDSGGTFFLPRLVGMARAKQLALLGERLTAEQALFFGLIFAVHEPDRLLPEAEALAARLAQMPTLALGLTKRALHASQDSDLERQLELERALQAIASKSHDYREGVKAFQEKRKPKFSGR; encoded by the coding sequence ATGGCGACGGAATCGATCGGCAGGGCAGTGCGCGACGGCGTCGGCGTCCTCACGCTGAACCGGCCCGACGTGCTGAACAGCTTCAACCGCGCGATGGCGCTCGAGCTGCAGGCGGCGTTCGACGAGTGCGCGGCGCGCGGCGACGTGCGCGCCGTGCTGCTCACCGGCGCGGGCCGCGCGTTCTCGGCCGGCCAGGACCTGGCCGAGGTCATGCCGCCCGACGGCTCGGCCGGCGCCGAAGTGAGTGCCGTGATCGCCGAGAGCTACAACCCGCTGGTGCGGCGCATCACCGCGCTCGAGAAGCCCGTGGTGTGCGCGGTGAACGGCGTGGCTGCGGGCGCGGGCGCGAACATCGCCCTGGCCTGCGACTTCGTGCTGGCCGCCCGGAGCGCCTCGTTCATCCAGGCCTTCGTGAACATCGGGCTCGTCCCCGACAGCGGCGGCACGTTCTTCCTGCCGCGCCTGGTCGGCATGGCGCGCGCGAAGCAGCTGGCGCTCCTGGGCGAGCGACTCACTGCCGAGCAGGCGCTGTTCTTCGGGCTGATCTTCGCCGTGCACGAGCCCGACCGGCTCCTGCCCGAGGCCGAGGCGCTGGCCGCGCGGCTCGCGCAGATGCCCACGCTGGCGTTGGGACTCACCAAGCGGGCGCTCCACGCCTCGCAGGACTCGGACCTGGAGCGCCAGCTCGAGCTCGAGCGCGCGCTGCAGGCCATCGCCTCGAAGTCGCACGACTACCGCGAGGGCGTGAAGGCGTTCCAGGAGAAGCGCAAGCCGAAGTTCTCGGGGCGCTGA
- a CDS encoding class I SAM-dependent methyltransferase, whose translation MSDSPETMLANRLRKRAKHLAKWARREGVTCYRVYDCDIPEVPLVVDVYEAHLHISAYARDDDEKRDDAWLERMRLAAAEALEVAPVRAIAKRRAGQPGSSQYGRMAQSGSYFAVSEGGHRFRVNLRDYVDTGLFLDHRTTRARVGAEAAGKRFLNLFCYTGAFTVYAAAAGAASSVSVDLSKTYLEWAAENLRLNRLDRPEHRLVRADAVEFLARDPGPYDLAVLDPPTFSNSKKTRGEMNLQRDHVQLINSTLRLLTPGGVLWFSTNFRRFKLEAESLEASAIEDVSRATLPADFEDPKTRYCWRMVR comes from the coding sequence TTGAGTGACTCGCCCGAGACCATGCTCGCCAACCGGCTGCGCAAGCGCGCCAAGCACCTGGCGAAGTGGGCGCGCCGCGAGGGAGTCACCTGCTACCGCGTCTACGACTGCGACATCCCCGAGGTGCCGCTGGTGGTCGACGTGTACGAGGCGCACCTCCACATCTCGGCGTACGCGCGCGACGACGACGAGAAGCGCGACGACGCCTGGCTCGAGCGCATGCGCCTGGCCGCGGCCGAGGCGCTCGAGGTCGCGCCCGTGCGCGCGATCGCCAAGCGCCGGGCGGGCCAGCCCGGCAGCTCGCAGTACGGACGCATGGCGCAGAGCGGCTCCTACTTCGCGGTCTCGGAGGGTGGCCACCGCTTCCGCGTGAACCTGCGCGACTACGTCGATACCGGGCTGTTTCTCGACCACCGCACGACCCGCGCGCGCGTGGGAGCCGAGGCCGCGGGCAAGCGTTTCTTGAACTTGTTCTGCTACACGGGCGCGTTCACGGTCTATGCGGCGGCGGCGGGCGCAGCGTCGTCGGTCAGCGTGGACCTGTCGAAGACCTACCTCGAGTGGGCCGCCGAGAACCTGCGGCTGAACCGGCTCGACCGACCCGAGCACCGGCTGGTGCGCGCCGACGCGGTCGAGTTCCTGGCGCGCGACCCCGGGCCGTACGACCTGGCGGTGCTGGACCCGCCCACCTTCTCGAACAGCAAGAAGACGCGCGGCGAGATGAACCTGCAGCGCGACCACGTGCAGCTGATCAACTCCACCCTGCGGCTGCTCACGCCCGGTGGCGTGCTGTGGTTCTCGACCAACTTCCGCCGCTTCAAGCTCGAAGCCGAGTCACTCGAGGCGAGCGCGATCGAAGACGTATCGCGCGCCACGCTGCCGGCCGATTTCGAGGACCCGAAGACGCGCTACTGCTGGCGCATGGTGCGCTGA